From a single Nissabacter sp. SGAir0207 genomic region:
- the bioF gene encoding 8-amino-7-oxononanoate synthase, producing the protein MSWTERITTALAAQHAAAAYRRRLPNQGGNGRWLEQAGRRYLNFSGNDYLGLSRDASVIAAWQQGAAQHGVGAGGSGHVTGYSETHQRFEQRLAAWQGYPRALLFISGFAANQAVLAALLQEGDRVLADRLSHASLLEAAMHAPATLRRFAHNDPAALARLLATPHHGETLVVTEGVFSMDGDAAPLAALAAETRQQGGWLLVDDAHGVGVVGEQGSGSARLHGVRPDLLVLTFGKAFGVSGAAVLCEEATAEFLLQRARHLIYSTAMPAAQVCALDAALTALQQGDGLRARLHQHIQRFRAGVAGLPLQLAASQTPIQPLIVGDNQAALDLAARLRAQGLWVSAIRPPTVPPGSARLRVTLTAAHQPEDIDQLLEALHAACR; encoded by the coding sequence ATGAGCTGGACGGAACGCATCACCACGGCGCTGGCCGCCCAGCACGCCGCGGCCGCCTACCGCCGCCGTCTGCCGAATCAGGGCGGCAATGGCCGCTGGCTGGAGCAGGCGGGGCGGCGCTACCTCAACTTCTCCGGCAATGACTATCTGGGGCTGAGCCGCGATGCGTCGGTGATCGCCGCCTGGCAACAGGGCGCGGCGCAACATGGCGTCGGCGCGGGCGGCTCCGGTCACGTCACCGGCTACAGCGAGACGCACCAGCGCTTCGAGCAGCGGCTGGCCGCATGGCAGGGCTACCCGCGCGCGCTGCTGTTTATCTCTGGTTTCGCCGCCAATCAGGCGGTGCTGGCGGCGCTGTTGCAGGAGGGCGACCGGGTACTGGCAGACCGGCTGAGCCACGCCTCGCTGCTGGAGGCGGCGATGCACGCGCCCGCCACCCTGCGCCGCTTCGCCCACAATGACCCGGCCGCGCTGGCGCGCCTGCTGGCGACGCCGCACCACGGCGAGACGCTGGTGGTCACCGAGGGGGTGTTCAGCATGGACGGTGACGCCGCCCCGCTGGCGGCACTGGCGGCAGAGACGCGCCAACAGGGCGGCTGGCTGCTGGTGGATGATGCCCACGGCGTCGGCGTGGTGGGGGAGCAGGGGAGCGGCAGCGCCCGCCTGCACGGCGTGCGGCCGGATCTGCTGGTGCTGACCTTCGGCAAGGCGTTTGGCGTCAGCGGCGCGGCAGTGCTGTGCGAGGAGGCGACCGCCGAATTCCTGCTGCAACGGGCGCGCCACCTGATCTACAGCACCGCGATGCCCGCCGCCCAGGTGTGCGCGCTGGACGCGGCGCTCACCGCCCTCCAGCAGGGCGATGGCCTGCGTGCGCGGCTGCACCAGCATATCCAGCGCTTCCGCGCCGGGGTGGCCGGGCTGCCACTGCAACTGGCGGCGTCCCAGACCCCGATCCAGCCGCTGATCGTCGGCGACAATCAGGCGGCGCTCGATCTGGCCGCCCGCCTGCGGGCGCAGGGGCTGTGGGTCAGCGCCATCCGCCCGCCGACGGTGCCGCCCGGCAGTGCCCGGCTGCGTGTGACGCTGACCGCTGCGCACCAGCCGGAAGATATCGACCAACTTTTGGAGGCGCTCCATGCTGCCTGTCGCTGA
- the moaA gene encoding GTP 3',8-cyclase MoaA translates to MPQLTDAFARKFYYLRLSITDVCNFRCTYCLPDGYKPSGHAKKSFLSLDEIRRVTRAFADLGTEKVRLTGGEPSLRRDFCEIIAAVRENPGIRTLAVTTNGYRMARDVAAWRDAGLTAINVSVDSLDARQFHAITGQDKFRQVMAGIDAAFEAGYEKVKVNAVLMRGVNHNQLPAFLNWIKDRPIQLRFIELMETGDGGDLFRKHHLSGEVIRDQLLAAGWQLQLRGRSDGPAQVFRHPDYCGEIGLIMPYEKDFCASCNRLRVSAIGNLHLCLFGEQGVPLRDLLADDRDREALLDRIQGGLQRKKQTHFLHQGNTGITQNLSFIGG, encoded by the coding sequence GTGCCCCAACTTACCGATGCTTTTGCGCGCAAGTTCTACTACTTGCGCCTGTCGATTACCGACGTATGTAATTTCCGCTGTACTTACTGCCTGCCGGATGGCTACAAACCGAGCGGCCATGCCAAGAAGAGCTTTCTGTCGCTGGATGAGATCCGCCGCGTCACCCGCGCCTTCGCCGACCTCGGCACCGAAAAGGTGCGCCTGACCGGCGGCGAGCCGAGCCTGCGCCGCGACTTCTGCGAGATCATCGCCGCGGTGCGTGAGAACCCCGGCATCCGCACGCTGGCGGTGACCACCAACGGCTACCGCATGGCGCGTGACGTCGCTGCCTGGCGCGATGCCGGGCTGACGGCGATCAACGTCAGCGTCGATAGCCTCGACGCCCGCCAGTTCCATGCCATCACCGGGCAGGACAAGTTCCGCCAGGTGATGGCCGGCATCGATGCCGCCTTCGAGGCGGGCTATGAGAAGGTGAAGGTCAACGCGGTGCTGATGCGCGGCGTCAACCACAACCAACTGCCGGCATTCCTCAACTGGATAAAAGATCGCCCGATTCAGCTACGCTTTATTGAGCTGATGGAGACCGGCGACGGCGGCGACCTGTTCCGCAAGCACCATCTCTCCGGTGAGGTGATCCGTGACCAACTGCTGGCCGCTGGCTGGCAACTGCAACTGCGCGGCCGCAGCGATGGCCCGGCGCAGGTGTTCCGCCACCCGGACTATTGCGGTGAGATTGGCCTGATCATGCCCTACGAGAAGGACTTCTGCGCCAGCTGCAACCGCCTGCGCGTCTCGGCGATCGGCAACCTGCACCTCTGCCTGTTCGGTGAACAGGGGGTGCCGCTGCGCGACCTGCTGGCCGATGACCGCGATCGCGAGGCGCTGCTCGATCGCATTCAGGGCGGGCTGCAACGCAAAAAGCAGACCCACTTCCTGCATCAGGGCAACACCGGCATCACGCAAAACCTCTCATTTATCGGCGGCTGA
- a CDS encoding VF530 family DNA-binding protein: protein MTHSPTSSNDPLHGITLERLLTELVDHYGWPGLAQRININCFKSDPSIKSSLKFLRRTPWARQKVEELYLDTQHNNPWKQP from the coding sequence ATGACACACTCCCCCACATCTTCCAACGATCCGCTGCACGGCATTACGCTGGAGCGGCTGCTGACCGAACTGGTCGATCACTACGGCTGGCCGGGTCTGGCCCAGCGCATCAACATCAACTGCTTCAAGAGCGATCCGAGCATCAAGTCGAGCCTGAAATTCCTGCGCCGCACCCCGTGGGCGCGCCAGAAGGTGGAGGAGCTTTACCTCGACACCCAGCACAACAATCCCTGGAAGCAGCCATAA
- the bioB gene encoding biotin synthase BioB produces the protein MAQRIHWTLEQTQALFDKPFLELLFEAQQVHRQHFDPRQVQVSTLLSIKTGACPEDCKYCPQSSRYKTGLEAERLMQVEQVLESARKAKAAGSTRFCMGAAWKNPHDRDMPYLEQMVQGVREMGMETCMTLGTLNSEQAQRLAHAGLDYYNHNLDTSPEFYGSIITTRSYQERLDTLDEVRGAGIKVCSGGIVGLGETVRDRAGLLMQLANLPTPPESVPINMLVKVKGTPLADNEDVDPFDFIRTIAVARIMMPASHVRLSAGREQMSEQTQAMCFMAGANSIFYGCKLLTTPNPAEDKDLILFRKLGLNPQATEVEHGDNQQQQALAAQLVNADTAQFYNAAL, from the coding sequence GTGGCACAACGTATTCACTGGACGCTTGAGCAAACCCAGGCCCTGTTTGACAAACCCTTCCTGGAGCTGCTGTTCGAGGCGCAACAGGTGCATCGCCAGCACTTCGACCCGCGCCAGGTGCAGGTCAGTACGCTGCTTTCTATCAAGACCGGCGCCTGCCCGGAGGATTGCAAATACTGCCCGCAAAGCTCGCGCTACAAAACCGGGCTGGAGGCAGAGCGCCTGATGCAGGTGGAGCAGGTACTGGAGTCGGCGCGCAAGGCGAAGGCCGCCGGATCGACCCGCTTCTGCATGGGCGCGGCGTGGAAGAACCCGCATGACCGCGACATGCCCTATCTGGAGCAGATGGTGCAGGGCGTCCGGGAGATGGGCATGGAGACCTGCATGACGCTGGGCACGCTGAACAGCGAGCAGGCGCAACGGCTGGCGCACGCCGGGCTGGACTACTACAACCACAACCTCGACACCTCGCCCGAGTTCTACGGCAGCATCATCACCACCCGCAGCTACCAGGAGCGCCTCGACACGCTGGATGAGGTGCGCGGCGCGGGCATCAAGGTCTGTTCCGGCGGCATCGTTGGGCTGGGCGAGACGGTGCGCGACCGCGCTGGCCTGCTGATGCAGCTCGCCAACCTGCCGACCCCGCCGGAGAGCGTGCCGATCAACATGCTGGTGAAGGTGAAGGGCACGCCGCTGGCCGATAACGAAGACGTCGATCCGTTCGACTTCATCCGCACCATCGCAGTGGCGCGCATCATGATGCCTGCTTCCCACGTGCGCCTCTCGGCGGGCCGTGAGCAGATGAGCGAGCAGACGCAGGCGATGTGCTTTATGGCGGGCGCGAACTCCATCTTCTACGGCTGCAAGCTGCTGACCACGCCGAACCCGGCGGAGGACAAGGATCTGATCCTGTTCCGCAAGCTGGGGCTGAACCCGCAGGCCACCGAGGTGGAGCACGGCGACAACCAGCAGCAGCAGGCGCTGGCGGCGCAGCTGGTCAACGCGGATACCGCGCAGTTCTACAATGCGGCCCTGTAA
- the uvrB gene encoding excinuclease ABC subunit UvrB yields the protein MSKTFKLRSDFKPSGDQPEAIRRLEEGLENGLAHQTLLGVTGSGKTFTVANVIADLNRPTMVLAPNKTLAAQLYGEMKEFFPENAVEYFVSYYDYYQPEAYVPSSDTFIEKDAAVNEHIEQMRLSATKALLERRDVIVVASVSAIYGLGDPNTYLKMMLHLTRGMLIDQRAILRRLAELQYARNDQAFQRGTFRVRGEVIDIFPAESDDLALRVELFDEEVERLSLFDPLTGHLEQDVQRFTIYPKTHYVTPRERILEAMEGIKEELADRRKGLLANNKLLEEQRLTQRTQFDLEMMNELGYCSGIENYSRYLSGRGPGEAPPTLFDYLPADGLLVIDESHVTIPQLGGMYRGDRARKETLVEYGFRLPSALDNRPMRFEEFEALAPQTIYVSATPGNYELEKSGGEVIDQVVRPTGLLDPLIEVRPVATQVDDLLSEIRKRVAINERVLVTTLTKRMAEDLTEYLEEHGERVRYLHSDIDTVERVEIIRDLRLGEFDVLVGINLLREGLDMPEVSLVAILDADKEGFLRSERSLIQTIGRAARNLNGKAILYGDKITNSMARAIEETERRRAKQMAYNEEHGITPQGLNKRIADILQIGQPTSRTKQSKRAAEAKATYNALSPKALENKIRELEAKMYVHAQNLEFEEAANVRDEIQQLREQFIAAS from the coding sequence ATGAGTAAAACGTTCAAACTTCGTTCCGATTTCAAGCCGTCCGGGGATCAGCCCGAGGCGATCCGCCGCCTGGAAGAGGGGCTGGAGAACGGACTGGCGCACCAGACACTGCTCGGGGTGACCGGTTCCGGCAAGACCTTTACCGTCGCCAACGTCATCGCCGACCTCAATCGCCCCACTATGGTGCTGGCACCCAACAAGACGCTGGCGGCGCAGCTCTATGGCGAGATGAAGGAGTTCTTCCCGGAGAATGCCGTGGAGTACTTCGTCTCCTACTACGACTACTACCAGCCGGAAGCCTACGTGCCCAGCTCCGACACATTCATCGAGAAGGACGCGGCGGTCAACGAGCATATCGAGCAGATGCGCCTGTCGGCCACCAAGGCGCTGCTGGAGCGGCGCGACGTGATCGTGGTGGCCTCGGTCTCCGCCATCTACGGCCTCGGCGATCCCAATACCTACCTGAAGATGATGCTGCACCTGACGCGCGGCATGTTGATCGACCAGCGCGCCATCCTGCGTCGGCTGGCGGAGCTGCAATATGCCCGCAACGATCAGGCGTTCCAGCGCGGCACCTTCCGCGTGCGCGGCGAGGTGATTGACATCTTCCCGGCGGAGTCCGATGACCTGGCGCTGCGTGTGGAGCTGTTCGACGAGGAGGTGGAGCGCCTGTCGCTGTTCGACCCGCTCACCGGCCACCTGGAGCAGGATGTACAGCGCTTCACCATCTACCCCAAGACCCACTACGTGACGCCGCGTGAGCGCATCCTGGAGGCGATGGAGGGCATCAAGGAGGAGCTGGCTGACCGCCGCAAGGGGCTGCTGGCGAACAACAAGCTGCTCGAAGAGCAGCGCCTGACCCAGCGCACCCAGTTTGACCTGGAGATGATGAACGAGCTGGGTTACTGCTCCGGCATTGAGAACTACTCGCGCTACCTCTCCGGCCGCGGGCCGGGCGAGGCCCCGCCGACGCTGTTTGACTACCTGCCGGCCGACGGCCTGCTGGTGATCGATGAGTCGCACGTTACCATTCCGCAGCTTGGCGGCATGTACCGCGGCGACCGCGCGCGCAAAGAGACGCTGGTGGAGTATGGCTTCCGCCTGCCGTCGGCGCTCGACAACCGCCCGATGCGCTTTGAGGAGTTTGAGGCGCTGGCACCGCAGACCATCTACGTCTCGGCGACCCCCGGCAACTACGAGCTGGAGAAGTCAGGCGGCGAGGTGATTGACCAGGTGGTGCGGCCGACCGGCCTGCTCGACCCGCTGATTGAGGTGCGCCCGGTGGCCACCCAGGTAGATGACCTGCTCTCTGAGATCCGCAAACGCGTGGCGATCAATGAGCGTGTGCTGGTCACCACACTGACCAAGCGCATGGCGGAGGATTTGACCGAGTACCTGGAGGAGCATGGCGAGCGGGTGCGCTACCTGCACTCTGACATTGACACCGTGGAGCGTGTCGAGATCATCCGCGACCTGCGTCTGGGCGAGTTTGACGTGCTGGTGGGCATCAACTTGCTGCGTGAGGGGTTGGACATGCCAGAGGTGTCGCTGGTGGCGATCCTCGACGCCGACAAAGAGGGCTTCCTGCGCTCCGAGCGTTCGCTGATCCAGACCATCGGCCGCGCGGCGCGTAACCTGAACGGCAAGGCGATTCTCTACGGCGACAAGATCACTAACTCGATGGCGCGCGCCATTGAGGAGACGGAGCGCCGCCGCGCCAAGCAGATGGCTTACAACGAGGAGCATGGCATCACGCCGCAGGGCCTCAACAAGCGCATCGCCGACATCCTGCAGATCGGCCAGCCGACCTCGCGCACCAAGCAGAGCAAGCGTGCCGCCGAGGCGAAGGCCACCTACAACGCGCTGTCGCCAAAGGCGCTGGAGAACAAGATCCGCGAGCTGGAGGCCAAAATGTACGTCCACGCCCAGAACCTGGAGTTCGAGGAGGCGGCCAACGTGCGCGACGAGATCCAGCAACTGCGCGAGCAGTTCATCGCCGCCTCCTGA
- the yvcK gene encoding uridine diphosphate-N-acetylglucosamine-binding protein YvcK, with protein MRNRTLADLDRVVALGGGHGLGRVMSALSPLGSRLTGIVTTTDNGGSTGRIRRSEGGIAWGDMRNCLNQLITEPSVASAMFEYRFSGNGELAGHNLGNLMLKALDNLSVRPLEAINLVRSLLKVDAQLIPMSEQPVDLVALDHEGNHVYGEVDVDQLQHMPQQLMLSPPVHATAEALEAIAHADIILIGPGSFLTSLMPLLLLEELATALRRSSAPILYIGNLGRELSVAAASLSLADKLSLMEKRIGRRAIQAVIAGPQVNTDGLDGRLVIQQPLEASDIPYRHDRELLRRALERALQLMK; from the coding sequence ATGCGCAACAGAACATTAGCTGACCTCGACCGGGTCGTCGCCCTTGGCGGCGGCCACGGACTGGGCCGAGTGATGTCCGCCCTCTCCCCGCTCGGCTCGCGCCTGACCGGCATTGTCACCACCACCGACAACGGCGGCTCCACCGGGCGCATTCGCCGCTCGGAGGGCGGCATCGCCTGGGGCGACATGCGCAACTGCCTCAACCAGCTAATCACCGAGCCGAGCGTCGCCTCGGCGATGTTTGAGTACCGCTTCAGCGGCAATGGCGAACTGGCTGGCCACAACCTTGGCAACCTGATGCTGAAAGCGCTGGACAATCTGAGCGTGCGGCCGCTGGAGGCGATCAATCTGGTGCGCAGCCTGCTGAAGGTGGACGCCCAACTGATCCCGATGTCAGAGCAGCCGGTGGATCTGGTGGCGCTCGACCACGAGGGCAACCACGTCTATGGCGAGGTGGACGTTGATCAGTTGCAGCACATGCCGCAGCAACTGATGCTGTCGCCGCCGGTGCACGCCACCGCCGAGGCGCTGGAGGCGATTGCCCACGCTGACATCATCCTGATTGGGCCGGGCAGTTTCCTCACCAGCCTGATGCCGCTGCTGTTGCTGGAGGAGCTGGCGACCGCCCTGCGCCGCAGCAGCGCGCCGATCCTCTACATCGGCAATCTGGGGCGCGAACTGAGCGTCGCCGCCGCCTCGCTGTCGCTGGCGGACAAGCTGAGCCTGATGGAGAAACGCATCGGCCGCCGGGCGATTCAGGCGGTGATTGCCGGGCCACAGGTGAATACAGACGGGCTTGACGGGCGGCTGGTTATCCAGCAGCCGTTGGAGGCCAGCGACATCCCCTACCGCCACGATCGCGAGTTGCTGCGCCGGGCGCTGGAGCGGGCATTGCAGTTGATGAAGTGA
- a CDS encoding ATP-binding cassette domain-containing protein codes for MLSVKAVNQYYGQTHTLWDVNLELPRGECACLLGRAGVGKTTLVNCIMGHLPVKSGTVIWQRGDEPPQNLLQQPVETRAALGISYVPQGRPIFSQLSVEENLHVALMAARHGRRAIPDVVFDLFPALHDMGSRRAGELTGPQQQQLAMARALVPEPELLILDEPTEGGQPELMAEMGNIIHRLNRDLGLTVLLVEHRLPFIRRVADRFFLLDRGRNVAEGTLDQLDDQLISHYLM; via the coding sequence ATGTTAAGCGTGAAAGCAGTCAACCAATATTATGGGCAGACCCACACGCTGTGGGATGTCAACCTGGAGTTGCCGCGCGGCGAGTGCGCCTGCCTGCTGGGGCGCGCAGGCGTCGGCAAGACCACGCTGGTGAATTGCATCATGGGCCATCTGCCGGTGAAGAGCGGCACGGTCATCTGGCAGCGCGGCGATGAGCCGCCGCAGAACCTGCTGCAACAGCCGGTGGAGACGCGCGCCGCCCTCGGCATCAGCTATGTGCCGCAGGGGCGGCCCATCTTCTCCCAGCTCAGCGTGGAGGAGAACCTGCACGTGGCACTGATGGCCGCGCGCCACGGCCGACGCGCCATTCCCGACGTGGTGTTTGACCTCTTCCCGGCGCTGCATGACATGGGCAGCCGGCGCGCCGGGGAGTTGACCGGGCCACAGCAGCAGCAACTGGCGATGGCGCGCGCGCTGGTGCCGGAGCCGGAGTTGCTGATCCTCGATGAGCCGACGGAGGGCGGGCAGCCGGAACTGATGGCGGAGATGGGCAACATCATCCACCGCCTCAACCGCGACCTCGGCCTGACGGTGCTGTTGGTGGAGCACCGCCTGCCGTTCATCCGCCGCGTCGCTGACCGCTTCTTCCTGCTCGACCGTGGCCGCAACGTAGCGGAGGGGACGCTCGACCAGCTCGACGACCAGCTGATCAGCCACTACCTGATGTAG
- the moaC gene encoding cyclic pyranopterin monophosphate synthase MoaC, which yields MSQLTHINAAGEAHMVDVSAKAETVREARAEAFVEMLPATLAMIIDGSHHKGDVFATARIAGIQAAKKTWDLIPLCHPLLLTKVEVQLEAQPAHNRVRIESRCRLSGKTGVEMEALTAASVAALTIYDMCKAVQKDMVIGPVRLLAKSGGKSGDFEAAP from the coding sequence ATGTCCCAACTGACCCACATTAATGCCGCTGGCGAGGCCCACATGGTGGATGTCTCCGCCAAGGCCGAGACGGTGCGCGAGGCGCGCGCCGAGGCGTTCGTCGAGATGCTGCCCGCCACGCTGGCGATGATCATCGACGGTAGCCACCACAAGGGCGACGTGTTCGCCACCGCGCGCATCGCGGGCATTCAGGCCGCCAAAAAGACCTGGGATCTGATCCCGCTCTGCCACCCGCTGCTGCTGACCAAGGTCGAGGTGCAGCTGGAGGCGCAGCCAGCGCACAACCGCGTGCGCATTGAGTCGCGCTGCCGCCTGAGCGGCAAGACCGGCGTCGAGATGGAGGCGCTGACTGCCGCCTCGGTGGCCGCGCTGACCATCTATGACATGTGCAAGGCAGTGCAGAAAGATATGGTGATTGGCCCGGTGCGCCTGCTGGCGAAGAGCGGCGGCAAGTCCGGTGATTTTGAGGCGGCCCCATGA
- the bioC gene encoding malonyl-ACP O-methyltransferase BioC, with the protein MLPVADRPTGVNKPAVAAAFSRAAHSYDAAADLQRRVGERLMALAAIPPQARVLDAGCGTGHFSRCWRAAGHEVWALDLAPGMVQQAQALDSADRYLTGDIEALPLPDAVVDVAFSSLAVQWCDALPAALAELYRVTRPGGVILFSTLAAGSLSELAQAWRQIDGGTHTNRFLPVEQIADACRPYRHELGFSTEVARFEDVRALMRSLKGIGATHLHEGRNAGLTGRQQLAQLEASFPRRDGLCPLSYQLVYGVIYRD; encoded by the coding sequence ATGCTGCCTGTCGCTGACCGCCCAACGGGCGTCAACAAACCCGCGGTGGCGGCGGCCTTCAGCCGTGCCGCCCACAGTTATGATGCCGCCGCCGACCTGCAACGCCGGGTTGGCGAGCGGCTGATGGCGCTCGCCGCCATCCCCCCGCAGGCCAGGGTGCTGGACGCCGGTTGCGGCACCGGCCACTTCAGCCGCTGCTGGCGTGCCGCTGGCCATGAGGTGTGGGCGCTCGATCTGGCGCCCGGCATGGTGCAGCAGGCACAGGCGCTGGACTCCGCCGACCGCTACCTCACCGGCGACATTGAGGCGCTGCCCCTGCCGGATGCGGTGGTGGACGTTGCCTTCAGCAGCCTGGCGGTGCAGTGGTGCGACGCCCTGCCAGCGGCGCTGGCGGAGTTGTACCGCGTCACCCGCCCCGGCGGCGTGATCCTCTTCTCCACGCTGGCCGCCGGTTCGCTCAGTGAACTGGCTCAGGCGTGGCGGCAGATTGATGGCGGCACGCACACCAACCGCTTCCTGCCGGTGGAGCAGATCGCCGACGCCTGCCGCCCCTACCGGCATGAGCTGGGTTTCAGCACCGAGGTGGCGCGCTTTGAAGACGTGCGCGCCCTGATGCGCTCGCTGAAGGGCATCGGTGCCACCCACCTGCATGAGGGGCGCAACGCCGGGCTGACCGGCCGCCAGCAACTGGCGCAACTGGAGGCCAGCTTCCCGCGCCGCGACGGGCTGTGCCCGCTGAGTTACCAATTGGTTTATGGAGTGATTTACCGTGATTAA
- the bioD gene encoding dethiobiotin synthase, with protein sequence MIKRYFVTGTDTEVGKTVASSALLQAAALAGYQTAGYKPVASGSEMTPEGARNSDALALQRHSTLALGYEEVNPCTFLEPTSPHIVSREEGRPIEAATLSAGLRQLEARADWVLVEGAGGWFTPLGEGFSFADWVVQEQLPVILVVGVKLGCINHALLTALAVQQAGLPLVGWVANGVQPAGRRHAEYMATLRELLPAPLLGEIPHLENLDAPLGHYLDLSALT encoded by the coding sequence GTGATTAAACGCTATTTTGTCACTGGCACTGACACCGAGGTGGGCAAGACGGTGGCGAGCAGCGCCCTGTTGCAGGCGGCGGCGCTGGCGGGCTACCAGACCGCTGGCTACAAGCCGGTGGCTTCCGGCAGTGAGATGACGCCGGAGGGCGCGCGCAACAGCGACGCGCTGGCGCTGCAACGCCACAGCACGCTGGCGCTGGGCTATGAGGAGGTCAACCCCTGCACCTTCCTCGAGCCGACCTCGCCGCACATCGTCAGCCGCGAAGAGGGGCGGCCGATTGAGGCAGCCACGCTCTCCGCCGGGCTGCGCCAGCTGGAGGCGCGCGCCGATTGGGTGCTGGTGGAGGGGGCGGGTGGCTGGTTCACGCCGCTGGGCGAGGGCTTCAGCTTCGCTGACTGGGTGGTGCAGGAGCAGCTGCCGGTGATTCTGGTGGTGGGGGTAAAGCTGGGCTGCATCAACCACGCGCTGCTGACGGCGCTGGCGGTGCAACAGGCCGGGTTGCCGCTGGTGGGCTGGGTCGCCAATGGCGTGCAGCCAGCGGGCCGCCGCCACGCCGAGTATATGGCGACGCTGCGCGAGCTGCTGCCCGCGCCGCTGCTGGGCGAAATTCCCCATCTGGAGAACCTTGACGCGCCGCTGGGGCACTACTTGGATCTCAGCGCGCTGACCTAA
- the moaB gene encoding molybdenum cofactor biosynthesis protein B: protein MSKAGSVFIPAQLAVLTVSDSRTEADDTSGDYLREAAHEAGHRVVVSRIVKDNLYQIRAVVSAWIADPDVQVILINGGTGFSAHNTTPEALRPLFDREIEGFGELFRMASYEEIGTSTIQSRAIGGLANQTAIFAMPGSTRACRTAWERIIAEQLDARQRPCNFIPHLKALPQDDGTDENE, encoded by the coding sequence ATGAGCAAAGCCGGCAGCGTCTTTATTCCCGCCCAGCTTGCGGTGCTGACCGTGTCCGACTCCCGCACCGAGGCTGACGACACCTCGGGCGACTACCTGCGCGAGGCGGCGCATGAGGCTGGCCACCGCGTGGTGGTGAGCCGCATCGTGAAGGATAACCTCTACCAGATCCGCGCCGTGGTATCGGCGTGGATTGCCGACCCGGATGTGCAGGTGATTTTAATCAACGGCGGCACCGGTTTCTCGGCGCACAACACCACGCCAGAGGCGCTGCGTCCGCTGTTTGACCGCGAGATCGAGGGCTTCGGCGAGCTGTTCCGCATGGCCTCCTACGAGGAGATCGGCACCTCGACCATCCAGTCGCGCGCCATCGGCGGCCTCGCCAACCAGACGGCGATCTTCGCCATGCCCGGCTCGACCCGCGCCTGCCGCACCGCCTGGGAGCGCATCATTGCCGAGCAACTCGACGCGCGCCAACGCCCCTGTAACTTTATTCCGCACCTGAAGGCCCTGCCGCAGGACGACGGAACGGATGAGAACGAGTAA
- the moaD gene encoding molybdopterin synthase sulfur carrier subunit, with protein sequence MIEILFFAQVRELVGTASLSLPATYPDVESLRQALCARGDRWALALGEGNLLAAVNQSLVAMAHPLQAGDEVAFFPPVTGG encoded by the coding sequence ATGATTGAGATCCTGTTTTTCGCCCAGGTGCGCGAACTGGTTGGCACCGCCAGCCTCAGCCTGCCAGCCACCTACCCGGACGTGGAGTCGCTGCGGCAGGCGCTCTGCGCGCGCGGTGATCGCTGGGCGCTGGCGCTGGGGGAGGGCAACTTGCTGGCGGCGGTTAACCAGTCGCTGGTGGCGATGGCCCACCCGTTGCAGGCGGGCGACGAGGTCGCCTTCTTCCCACCGGTCACCGGGGGCTGA